Below is a window of Phyllopteryx taeniolatus isolate TA_2022b chromosome 16, UOR_Ptae_1.2, whole genome shotgun sequence DNA.
GCGCTCTTAGTTTCACCTGAACGTGCAGATAACATTAGCCATGCTAGTGGACATGCTAATCAATGTACAACATTAGCAATTCTAGTCAAAATGCTAATCAACATCAAGCACCGGCCATGCAAATCGACGTACGTCATGAGCCATACTAGTCAACGTGCTAGTCAATGTACAACACTGGTCACGCTACACAACAGGCTAATCAATTAACGTCGTTAGCTATGCCAGTCAACGTGCTAAACAGCGTATAAGTTTAGCCGTACTAGTTTGGGTATTGTTAAGAACTTCACAATTCAAtttgattttgttcttttatgttacgattcaattttgttttgtttaggttGTGATCTGATTGGCTATTGATTTATAAGCTTTGATATCGAATCTGTAAGctagaaacatttattttcatgtccaTGTGATCATATGTGGTATGTACCTTCACGCTTTTGAGGaatgaaacatgaaaataaacatttgcacaataataaCCTATTTGGTCAAATgtagtacataaaaaaaaaacacacgacaGTACTGCATGAACTGAAAAATTAAAGTGCATTGTAAacacaaataatatttatttatcctGTGTTTCAGATTTATACGGGAATCCCAAGTGACCCGAAACATCAGATTTCAAAGTTGAGGGTGCTGGTTTCACGCCGCCGCTGCTTGCTTTGGTCAGCATTTTGTTGCGTTTTGGTCGAGTGTGGCCTTCCTCCCGACAACACGAATCACATGCAAAGCGCCCCCAGTGGCCATTTGATGTGTTCACTTTTGGGATGGCTCAAAAGCAGACGTCAAATTGCCACgacaataaagaggattcttcTTCTAATCAACGTACAACGTTAGCCACAGTGGTCAACATTAGGGCTCGACCGATTCTGATGTAATCCCTTTTTCAAatcgggctttttttttttttttttttttttttttttttaaacagattaaCACGTTACACAAGTAATGTGACAAGATTTGCCAGAAATGACAATCAGTCAAAATTCAGAGTGTGGTTGGAACGACCACTTcattcaaaatcagaatcatctttatttgccaagtatgtccaaaaaacacacaaggaattagtctccggtagtcggagccgctcgagtacgacaacagacgctcaattgacagagaacacctttgagacactttgagacattgagaaaaacagtcactgagcaataaagggttgctagttattgAGTATttgttgacaattgtgcaaaagatgcagagtcctcgagcactcgGAGCAGTCGGAATGActcatattgcaatagtccggcgccATGAGCGTtgcgcaaagggcgccgagacttcaaggagtggatgcgctttaaagtgacgagtagcgcgatcatctgggacaatgtcgattgtgcaaatgttgcagatactcctcagtcagtgtgcaagtggggcagatgcgaCTCTGGCGTgatggccagtattggtcaacaacagatatgcaaatagtgcagcgtggcgagactaccgcagcgagtgcacgagtcatgtatcattggccccacagaactcaagacaaaaaaaaaattggcagcatgttgtcatggaattgtagggtcaggtgtttaagaagttgatggcaagagggaagaagctgtgggaatgtctgctagttcgatCGGTTTGCATcgatcggtagcgccgacctgagggaaggagccggaagagccggtgaccggggtgcggagggtccgagaggattttgcacgctcttgtcttagttctggcagagTGCAAGCCCTCAatgggtgggtaggggggtaccgacaatccgtTCAGCAGTTTGgattgtccgtcgcagtcggagtttgtccttttttgtagcagcaccaaaccagactgtgacggaagaacacaggaccgattggATGACCGCCGTGTAGAACCGCCTCAGCGTGTTCGgctccaggttgcgtcggccgcaccgcggcTCAGGCCGCTCCGCCTCCTGTGTCATCGGTGAcagcggtgtcatctgcaaacttcaggagcttgacagtcgggtgcagtcgttcgtgtagagagagaagagcagcggagagaggacacaaccttggggtgccccgatgctgatgctgcgtgcggatgaggtggcctcccccagcctcacctgctgcgtCCTGGCCgtccgtcaggaagctgtaaatccactggcagatgctGAGTTGGAGGAAacggactcttttttttttttgtcaacgtcttcatgtctccaaagcgttctctgcCAGTTGAGCGTCTgtcgtcgtactcgagcggctccgactaccggagacaaattgcttgtgtgttttttggacctACTTGGCAAgaaaagatgattctaattctgaaaCGAGTTGGGGGATGGTTGAACGccgagctgaagtccacgaacaggatcctcgcttAGTACAACGCAGAAAGAATTTAGAAAAATTAGATGATGGGTTCTGGATTctgaatttgtattttcatttatttgtttgtgattATTCCCTTCAGACTTTGTCTCTTCTTCTTATGTACGTGGGAGGgggtggggtcttttgtgataTCACCAATCGGGTCCAAAAACGGCTTCAAATTCGTGTCAAAGAGTCAAATGTGATTCTTTTTCAACATACAATATCTCCTCAATGTTTGGTTTCGCCTGCTACTCGTGAGAGCCCTTCTCCGACCGGCCGGCAAGTTTCGGTGGATAACttcaaaatatccaccaatcgCACGTATGGGctcaattaataataaatggcgGAATCGGCCCCCAAAGAAAAAATCCATATTTCGGCACGTCACGACCGGTTTGCCGCTCACGCCGAAGTGCCGACGAGGCGGGCGTCTAGCGCTTCTGCATCCCTCCTGCCGCTAACTGTTACGTACGTGTCGTGTGCCCAGGCCGCTCCCGGTACGGCGCGGGCGCTGACGTCGGGTCGGCAGACGAAAGCCGCCGGCCTCGGTCCCTCCCGTCGGCGGCCGTCTCTTCCCGGACCCCGCTCGGCGATCGGCGTCCGGAACGGAGGTCCCGGGGGCGGGGCGCACGGACGGAGCTCCGCCCCTCACCATGACGGACTTGGAGGCCGAGTGTTTGAGTCTGAGCCTGGCCTCGGAGGGCGGCTCGCCTCCGGCCCCCCTGGACCCGGGCGGCCCCCCCTCGCTGGCCCTCCTCTCGGCGGACGGTCCCGCGCCCACGCTCTGCTCCCTGGCGGCGGAGGTGGCCGAGCCGCTCGTCATGTTGCCGTGCGTCAAGAGCGAGCCCGAGGACCTGGAGGACCTGGAGCGCCTGGAGGCCGTCCGCACCGTGGACCTGTCCGAGATCCAGCCGCTGTCCACCGCCGAGCTGGGCCGCGAGCAGATCAAGATGGAGATCAGCGGCCTGGACTACATCAAGGCGGAGCACCACCTGGACCACCACCTGGACCCCTTCCGGCACGTCGACGACATGGACTACAAGTCGCACTACGAGACCAGCTGCGTGTTTGACTACATTTCCCAGGTACACGTTCGTATGTCTCGCCCAAAATggggtgttttatttatttgaggaTGACCCTAATGTGCACTCTAACCTTTACGAGAGGTGAGCTTCATTGCACAACTCCATGGAAACGCCGACTGGCAAAATTCACATCGGGCAATTTACTATCGAGAGAGACCGATAGGATTTTTTCCGGGCCGATACCGAAACCGAGGAGGCCGAGAAGCCATATTTGGAACCCGTATGCGGTTGCTGTAAAAGGCTCAATATGGGTGTCAAAATTTGGAATCATACAAACTACAACACATATGTTTGTTCAACAGCATTTCAGGTTTGCAACATGTTCGTTtaacagaataataataataagtaaaagCTATCTTAGCCAATCTCGACGAGTAAAATTGTtgcaaaaagtgcagggagctccCACGCTCAGTCACGTGACTCACAAAGACGGAAACCTGACAAATTCAACAAAGAAAAACCATTTTCCACAGGAAATAAGTGTCCAAAATGTCAATACTATCATTGAAATGTTAATCTTGGGCCAAAAGAAAAAGTGCGCTCAGCGACGTTTGTATCCTGAAGTTTAGCCACTTTTAAATCCATCTCTTATCAACTACTGTCAGattcaaattaggctttacacgatcaggatttttggggccgatcaccgatcagcgagtttaaaaaaaaaaccccaacaaatCCGTTCACAAGCTGGAGCAACGTGTCTATTTAACATGTTCCTTTATTGTCCATACTCGTGTACGGAATGCtgcatccatccgtccgtccgtcttcTGTAGCGTGCCGCAGCATTTCCGaccaaagttaaaacaccaacgACCTCTAGGGGGCGTTCAAGGGTTGGCCACCGACAGACGTTtcggtcaaatcaacattacaactgaCGGAAATCACGGGTGCCGACTTACTGCCAAAAAAGGACTTTCTGACTGTCCCGGCCGTATGGACGGACGGCTGTTGTCCCGAGTTGGAGTCTGTTGGACTTTTGCCCCACGCTGCGTTTCTTCCTCCTCGTGTGCATTCGTCGGGTGCGATCAAATCCAATTCCAATTTGCCGTGTCGGAGCATTTCGAGGACGTTCCCcgcgacgtacttcagttgtgcagactgcaaataacttcaaatagtcccacaccggcgacgtgttttttcacaagattgaaaaaacttcaCCGGCCGTCGGAGAGTTACAGCACTGCGCCACAAGTCACGTGACAAGGCTGAAAATAAACatgcttttggattcatacgcagaGTTAAACGTctcgatcggatcggcgacttgcGCCATGAAAGCCGATCTGCATAAaaggctaattatcggccgataccgataacatcgatcagatcggcgtaaattCGAATTCAAACAAAAGAAGGCAGATGCCGACATGCAGCAAAATGCCAAATATCGGCATCATCGGTCCGGCTGAAAAGAAAACTCGAGACTAATTCAAATCAATGAAGTGGCCCAATTCCTTCCGTAATTGCAAATCCATCCGACTGaccccaaaaaacaattgtgaaatGGACGTAAAAAGCAATTGGAGGACCGTCCGTGAGAACTTTGGCCACGCCGCAACATCGCAACGGGAACGTGTAGACCGCAGGACAAATGGTAGTTTTACGCGTGTCTCGTCTTTGCGAACTCGGCGAAGCGAGTCGGGCTGACGCGTTGGTTGCGAAGTGGCGAGTTTCGCTTCCCGAATTGTTTGACCAAAGTGGGCCCGTTTGCGGCAGGTGAGCGACACGCTGGACTACATCAAGTCGGACCACCACGTGGACCTGCAGTGTTACTACGCCGCAGAGCTGGGCGAGTCGgacccggcggcggcggcggcgcatCCGGCGCCTCCGCACAACGCTCTGGAGTCCATCCACATGGCCGAGCTGCGCAGCGAGCTCAACAAGCTGCGACCCGactcgctgctgctgctggacggGATGGCCAAGCCCGAAAGCGACTTCCCGTACCAGGTGGCGCCGGCCCCGGAGGgcaaggcggcggcggcggcggcgggctcGGTCAAGAGCCCGACGGTGAGGAAGCCGCGCAACATGCAGGGCGAGAAGCCCTTCTCGTGCACGCAGTGCGGCAAAAACTTCAGCACGCTGGGCAACCTGAAGACGCACCAGCGCATCCACACGGGCGAGCGGCCGTACTCGTGCGCTCAGTGCGGCAAGAGCTTCGGCCAGGCCGGCAACCTCAAACGCCACCAGCTCATCCACACGGGCCAGAAGCCCTACGTGTGCGCCCACTGCCCCAAAGGCTTCACCAAGGCCGACGACCTGCGCGCCCACCAGCGGTTGCACACGGGCGAGCGGCCCTTCGCCTGCCAGGTCTGCGCCAAGACCTTCGGCCAGGCCAAGGAGCTCAAGGCGCACCGGCTGAGCCACGCCGGCGAGCGGCCCTTCTGCTGCCCGCACTGCGGCAAGAGCTTCGGCAAGGAGGCGGCGTACCGCGACCACCTGCGGGCGCACGACGCCGACGGCGGCCCGGCCAAACCGTTCGCCTGTTCGCACTGCGCCAAGACATTCGGCAACGCCGCCGTGCTCAAGACCCACGAGAAGATCCACTCGGGCGAGCGGCCCTTCGGCTGCGCGCAGTGCGGCAAAAGCTTCGGGCGCCTCGGACACCTCAAGGCGCACCAGCACGTGCACACGGGCGAGCGGCCGCACACCTGCGCGCGCTGCGGCAAGACCTTCAGCCAGTCGGGCCACCTCAAGGCGCACCAGCAGATCCACAAGCGGGAGCGCGCCGACACCGAGGGCCGCTAGACGAGCGGGCAGAATgcctgtttttttgcttttgttttgacacGTATAGCCGCCTCTTTGTTACCTTTTGGCGCCTTTCCCATCGTTCTGTCTACGGCTCTTTTCGTGTGTGTGTCGGGGTGTCTGTGAAGGCCATTAGAGCGTTTATCCCTTATCCTTGCTCTCCGGCAccaggtccatgtactagtacgttcTTTGGACGGACATTGGGCGggagggaccgagccctgccgcaaatagccACATTTAGCGAGCAATCGGCGCCCCCCGAAAAGTTTGTAATTGTCTGTAGACACCAAACCACAAATGTCTTAATCTGTGATGACCCCCAAAAGGCATTCGCATAGTACATCGAAGTGCTCATCAACAGGAGGCAAATGTTTCTATTCCTACCAAGTACAGCAGAACCTCGGGTTACGGAttcaatttgttccgtgacaaaCGTTCACAAGCAGAGGTCATGTTTCACATTGAAATGAGAGGAAAAGCaatgaatccgttccagccccagaACGGCCTTATATTTACCTTCTTTGGAGCGTTGAGTGCTCAAAATGAAATACTGTTCAATGGAGAACTTTGTACTAGTGGAACGAGGAGCAGGAAAAAAACgctactagtaagacacagtcgttctactagtgtgctgactCGTCATCCCAGTGAGGACAAGGCGCGTACTAGTACACGGGCTTAAGCTGGATATCCGTGAAGTGGAACAAACGCTCAAGCCGCTACAATCGTGCGTGTAGCGTGGTGCTAGCAAACATTCGCTCGCGTCACGTCGTTACATGCTAGTCTGTCTACTTTTCTATATTTATACgcatctctctttctctctctctctctctctctatatatatatatatatatatatgtgtgtgtatatatatatatatatatatatatgtatatgtgtgtatatatatatgtatatgtgtatatgtatatatatgtatatgtgtgtatatatatatgtatatgtgtgtatatatatgtgtatatatatatatatacgtgtgtatatatatatatatatacatatgtgtgtgtatatatatatatatatatatacacacgtgtgtgtatatatatatatatatatgtgtatatatacacacgtgtgtgtatatatatatatatatatatatatatatatatatatatatatatgtgtgtgtatatatacacgtgtatatacatgtgtatatgtgtgtatatatatatatatatacacgtgtatattatatgtgtatgtgtatatatatgtgtatatatatatatatacgtgtatatatatatatatgtatatgtgtatatatatgtatatgtgtgtatatatatatatacacgtgtatattatatgtgtatgtgtatatatatgtgtatatatatatatatacgtgtgtatatatatatatatatatatatatagacatctACACATCTTATATATATGGACTTGTACATGCAGTGGAGCGTTTGTGTGGAAAGAATGTGGGAAATTTCCATTTCCAATGGACAAGTTTCTTGAGATTTCaacctgtttacacggatggcGTCGGTCGTCATGACGACGACAACATTCCAACAGTTTCCTTGGACTTTTTGCGTCACATTCCCGTGTGCTAGAGACAGCGCCCCCTGCTGGCTGATTGGAGCTTTCTCCTTTGTGTCACGAAGGCCTGAATGagctttgcttttgctttttctatttAGCCGACAAAGATTACAGGTTAATCatctcttcttcatcttctgtttTTATCTATGACACGCGCAAGTTTTGTACCTGTCTTTTATGGTCACATGACTTATGGAAACAAAACCATTTCTTGTACTGCCaatcaaatataaaaagt
It encodes the following:
- the si:dkeyp-113d7.1 gene encoding zinc finger protein 696 is translated as MTDLEAECLSLSLASEGGSPPAPLDPGGPPSLALLSADGPAPTLCSLAAEVAEPLVMLPCVKSEPEDLEDLERLEAVRTVDLSEIQPLSTAELGREQIKMEISGLDYIKAEHHLDHHLDPFRHVDDMDYKSHYETSCVFDYISQVSDTLDYIKSDHHVDLQCYYAAELGESDPAAAAAHPAPPHNALESIHMAELRSELNKLRPDSLLLLDGMAKPESDFPYQVAPAPEGKAAAAAAGSVKSPTVRKPRNMQGEKPFSCTQCGKNFSTLGNLKTHQRIHTGERPYSCAQCGKSFGQAGNLKRHQLIHTGQKPYVCAHCPKGFTKADDLRAHQRLHTGERPFACQVCAKTFGQAKELKAHRLSHAGERPFCCPHCGKSFGKEAAYRDHLRAHDADGGPAKPFACSHCAKTFGNAAVLKTHEKIHSGERPFGCAQCGKSFGRLGHLKAHQHVHTGERPHTCARCGKTFSQSGHLKAHQQIHKRERADTEGR